From the Salipiger sp. CCB-MM3 genome, the window GCGGCAGTTCCACCGCCTGCTTCGACCACGCCTCGGGGATCAGCATGGTCTTGGCCATCGGCGCGTTGCGCCCGGCGCGGACCAGCACTTCGAACACCGCGTCCAGCGCGGCGGAGTCCGACGCCCCATGCGCGATGATCGGCTTGATGTCCTCGGCCATCTCTCCGAAGGTCGCCGAGGCCATGCGGATCTCATGCGACTTCATCCAGTTGGTGTTGCCCTTGATGGTGTTGATCTCGCCGTTGTGGGCAAGCATCCGGAAGGGCTGCGCCAGCCACCATTGCGGGAAGGTGTTGGTGGAATAGCGCTGGTGGTAGATCGCGAAGGCAGACTCGAACCGCTCGTCCTGCAGGTCCGGGTAGAACACGGCGACCTGCTCGGCCAGCATCATGCCCTTGTAGATGATCGACCGGCACGACAGCGACGCGATATAAAGCCCGTTGATGCCCGCGGCAGCCGCAGCCTTCTCGATCCGGCGACGGATGACGTAAAGCTCACGCTCAAAGGTTTCCTCGTCCACGCCCTTGGCGTTGGAGATGAGGATCTGCTCGATCTCCGGGCGCGTCGCATTGGCCTTCTCGCCAAGGCACTCGACGCTCACCGGCACGTGGCGCCAGCCGTAGATGTAGTGCCCCATGCGCAGCACTTCGGTCTCGACGATGGTCCGGCAGGTCTCTTGCGCGCCAAAGTCGGTACGCGGCAGGAACACCTGACCCACGGCCATCAGCTCGCCCTTGCGCGGCGCGTGGCCGGTGCGCTCGATCTGATCGTAGAAGAAGCTGACAGGGATCTGCACGTGGATGCCCGCGCCGTCGCCGGTCTTGCCATCTGCGTCCACAGCGCCACGGTGCCAGATCGCCTTCAGCGCGGTGATGCCCGCCTCGACAACCTTGCGCGACGGCTTCCCGTCGATGGAGACAACAAGGCCGACGCCGCAGGAAGAGTGTTCATGCTCTTCGCGGAACAGGCCGTTCTCCTCCATCCACTTGCGCTTGGCTTCCTCTGCGGCAACCCAGTTTGCGTCGAAAGTGGTCATGGCTTAGCACCTCCATGGAAGGCCGCGCTGCGGCCGGGATACGTGGCTGGCGCGCGAGGCGCCGAATGAGATGGCGCGGGACCGCGCCGGAATGAAGTTGCGGCTCAGGCGCCGCGGGTCAGTCGTGCGGCTCAGGCGCCGCTGACAAGCTCTTGCGGCTCAAGCGCCGCTGACGTCCGAGCCGAATTTCTTCAGCGTCTCGACGCGGGTGTATGTCGGGTGGCCCCCGGAAAGCGCCCAGCTGTCCGGCTTTTCGTCCGAGAAGATTTCGCTCTTCATCTCGAACCCGTTGCCGTCATCCAGAAGCCCGAGGCAGACCTCGTACTCCCCTGCCCCGTCGACCCCCTTGTCGTAGCGGTACCAGAGCACCGAACCGCAGGTGCCGCAGAAGTGGCGCGAGGCCCAACTCGAGCTGCGGAAGCTGCGGATCGCCTCGGCCCCCTCGATCTGCATCGCCGCCTCGGGCACGTTCACCGCGAACAGCGCGGATCCGGCCCAGCGGCGGCACTGCTCGCAATGGCAGACGCCGAAATTGCCGAACTCGGTCACGGTGAAGCGCACCGCGCCACAGAGGCAATGTCCGGTCTTCTGCGTCATGCTCCGATCCTTTTCTCGGCGAAGGTCGGCAGGGCTGACCTTTCTTTGCGGCTCTCTTCGGGGGCTGCACGCCCCATGCGTATGGATTGTGCATGGGATGTGCATCGGTTGTGCAGGGCTTACTCGGCGGCGATCGCCGCGAGCTTGTCGAAGTCCTTGAGCACGTGTTCGGCGCAATCGCGGCCGTCACGGATCGCCCAGACCACGAGGCTTGCGCCACGCACGATGTCACCCACCGCATAGACGCCCGGAAGACCGGTGCGGCCCGAGGTGAACTCGGCTTTGATGGTGCCCCAGCGGGTCACTTCCAGCTCGGGCGCGCCCCACAGCGTCGGCAGCTCTTCCGGCTCGAAGCCAAGCGCCTTGATCACCAGATCGGCGGGCTCTTCGTAGTCGGCACCCTCGATCACTTCGGGCGACTGGCGGCCCGTTGCATCAGGCAGGCCAAGGCGCATCTTCTGGACCATCACGGCCTCGACAGACGCATCCCCCTTGAAGCCCTTGGGCGCGGTCAGCCATTCGAACTGCACGCCTTCTTCCTCGGCGTTGGCGGTCTCGCGCTGCGAGCCCGGCATGTTGGCACGGTCGCGGCGATAGAGACATTTCACGCTTTCGGCGCCCTGACGGATCGCGGTGCGCAGGCAGTCCATGGCGGTGTCACCGCCGCCGATGACCACGACCTTCTTGCCCTTGGCGTTCAGCTCGCCGCTTTCGAACTCGGGCACGGTGTCGCCGAAGTTGGCGGTGCGGTTCGAGGCGGTGAGATAGTCGATCGCCTTGACGATGCCCTTGGCACCCGCGCCGGGGCCGCGCAGGTCGCGCGACTTGTAGACGCCGGTGGCGATGATCACCGCGTCATGCTGATCGCGGATCTCGTCAAAGCTCATGTCCTCGCCGACGTTGCAGTTGTAGACGAAGCGCACGCCGCCGTCCTCAAGCTGCTTGATACGGCGCATCACCACGTCTTTCTCGAGCTTGAAGCCCGGAATGCCGTAGGTCAGCAGGCCGCCGCCACGGTCGTAGCGGTCATAGACTGTGACCTGCACGCCCGCGCGGCGCAGCATGTCGGCGGCCGCAAGGCCGCCGGGGCCCGCGCCAATGATGCCAACGCTTTCGTCACGTTCCGAAACCGGCGCGGCGGGCTTCACCCAGCCCTGCTCCCACGCGGTGTCGGTGATGTATTTTTCGACAGAGCCGATGGTCACGGTTCCGTGACCAGACTGCTCGATCACGCAGTTGCCTTCGCACAGACGGTCCTGCGGGCAGATGCGACCGCAGATCTCGGGGAAGGTGTTGGTGGCCTGGCTGATCTCGTAGGCTTCTTCCAGACGGCCGGTCGCGGTGAGGCGCAGCCAGTCGGGAATATTGTTGTGCAGAGGGCAGTGCGACTGGCAGTAGGGCACACCGCATTGGCTGCAGCGGCTCGCCTGCTCCTCGGCCTTGGCCTTTGCGAACTCAGCATAAATTTCGTCGAAGTCGTGGCTGCGGACACTGGCCTCCCGCTTCTCGGGCATGTCGCGCTCGATCTTCACGAATTTCAGCATGGGTTGCTTTGCCATGATGCCTTGTCTCCAAGCAAATCAATCGGTCGGGCTTCATTACAGAAGGTCGAAACCGAATAAAAGTCAGACATACTGACCTATATTGATAAAAATTTGACTGAAGGCGTCTCGCGCACCCATTCTTGATCAAAAAATAGGTCCGAAACCGGACCAATTTCACTCTTTCCCCCTGAAAACCAAGGGCCTATAGCGGAAGAGGTTATTTCAGCGGAGACCAGAGTATATGCCCCTGTCTCAACTTATTCTCCTCGCCCTGATCCAGGGCATTACCGAGTTTCTCCCCATTTCCTCCTCCGGTCACCTGATTCTTCTGCCGAATCTCACGGGCATGGACGATCAGGGGCAGGTCATCGACGTGGCGGTCCATGTGGGCACGCTTTTTGCTGTGGTGCTGTATTTCT encodes:
- a CDS encoding NAD(P)-dependent oxidoreductase, which gives rise to MAKQPMLKFVKIERDMPEKREASVRSHDFDEIYAEFAKAKAEEQASRCSQCGVPYCQSHCPLHNNIPDWLRLTATGRLEEAYEISQATNTFPEICGRICPQDRLCEGNCVIEQSGHGTVTIGSVEKYITDTAWEQGWVKPAAPVSERDESVGIIGAGPGGLAAADMLRRAGVQVTVYDRYDRGGGLLTYGIPGFKLEKDVVMRRIKQLEDGGVRFVYNCNVGEDMSFDEIRDQHDAVIIATGVYKSRDLRGPGAGAKGIVKAIDYLTASNRTANFGDTVPEFESGELNAKGKKVVVIGGGDTAMDCLRTAIRQGAESVKCLYRRDRANMPGSQRETANAEEEGVQFEWLTAPKGFKGDASVEAVMVQKMRLGLPDATGRQSPEVIEGADYEEPADLVIKALGFEPEELPTLWGAPELEVTRWGTIKAEFTSGRTGLPGVYAVGDIVRGASLVVWAIRDGRDCAEHVLKDFDKLAAIAAE
- a CDS encoding GFA family protein, with the protein product MTQKTGHCLCGAVRFTVTEFGNFGVCHCEQCRRWAGSALFAVNVPEAAMQIEGAEAIRSFRSSSWASRHFCGTCGSVLWYRYDKGVDGAGEYEVCLGLLDDGNGFEMKSEIFSDEKPDSWALSGGHPTYTRVETLKKFGSDVSGA